From Synergistaceae bacterium, the proteins below share one genomic window:
- a CDS encoding transposase yields the protein ENTFLKLKRWRGIATRYAKKASSYMASVQIACLILWLQILI from the coding sequence GAGAATACATTTTTGAAATTGAAGCGGTGGCGAGGAATAGCAACCAGATATGCTAAAAAGGCCTCCTCATATATGGCATCGGTACAGATAGCCTGCCTGATTCTCTGGCTTCAAATTCTTATTTG